In Nostoc sp. GT001, a genomic segment contains:
- a CDS encoding SDR family NAD(P)-dependent oxidoreductase — MEIQGKVALITGASRGIGRAIALELAQQGIKRMILVARDRRKLVEVANEIEAMGTEAAIVALDLTQTIEVNIAVAQLWRNYGQIHLLVNCAGVAYQSSFLQSKMPQVQEELSVNLLGMYNLTSLIARRMASQRQGTIVNVSSLMGKVAAPTMATYSATKFAILGFTQALRQELAEHNIRVIALLPSLTDTDMVRDLKLFRWVIPMTPQQVAKALVTGMQNDSSEILVGWQSHLAVLCQRLAPWLLELILRIATPPAPSRQRLMEKLIPSRSIS, encoded by the coding sequence ATGGAGATTCAAGGTAAAGTTGCCCTAATTACAGGGGCTTCGCGTGGAATTGGACGAGCGATCGCCCTCGAATTAGCGCAACAAGGCATCAAACGGATGATATTGGTAGCACGCGATCGCCGCAAGTTAGTGGAGGTAGCCAACGAAATCGAGGCGATGGGTACTGAAGCTGCGATCGTCGCCTTAGATTTGACTCAAACAATTGAAGTAAATATCGCTGTCGCTCAACTGTGGCGCAATTACGGACAGATTCACCTGCTGGTTAATTGTGCGGGAGTTGCATACCAAAGCTCATTTTTGCAATCTAAAATGCCCCAAGTTCAAGAAGAACTCTCTGTGAACTTGTTAGGAATGTACAACCTCACTAGTTTGATTGCTCGACGCATGGCCAGCCAAAGACAAGGGACAATTGTCAATGTATCGAGCCTGATGGGGAAAGTTGCAGCACCAACGATGGCGACATACTCAGCAACCAAGTTTGCCATCTTAGGATTTACCCAAGCTTTGCGCCAAGAATTAGCTGAACACAATATCCGCGTCATTGCATTACTGCCTTCCCTGACAGACACAGACATGGTGCGCGACTTAAAATTATTTCGCTGGGTGATCCCCATGACTCCCCAGCAAGTGGCTAAAGCACTCGTCACCGGAATGCAGAATGATTCATCAGAAATTTTAGTTGGATGGCAAAGTCATTTAGCCGTGTTGTGTCAACGCCTCGCCCCTTGGTTGTTAGAGCTAATTTTACGAATAGCTACACCACCAGCACCAAGCAGACAACGGCTGATGGAAAAACTTATCCCTTCGCGTAGCATCTCGTAG
- a CDS encoding DUF2382 domain-containing protein, producing MPLHKLEHFDQNYRDTFGGDDLKALDLYTGGEDRVGSVADVLVDDYGHFRYLIIDISLDFVSKKILLPIGLCRISYPERRAYVDGLSRQQIEGLPDHTEDAIVNNDYEEKVRSVFRSPTSGVTYNRDTYNYQEDPDLYGLNEQSHQTFKLYEERLIASKQRIKTGEVTVGKHIETETVHVTVPVQKERVLIERVTPTEAGKAINPNELQFQEGEVARIEVYEETPEIHKEAFVREEVRVKKVVERDTVEAQDTIRREELDIDTAGNLHVQENDIATHEAL from the coding sequence ATGCCTCTTCATAAACTTGAACATTTTGACCAAAATTATCGAGATACTTTTGGCGGAGACGATCTGAAAGCGCTGGATCTTTATACTGGCGGAGAGGATAGAGTTGGCTCAGTTGCTGACGTTTTAGTTGATGATTATGGTCATTTCCGGTATTTAATTATTGATATCAGCTTAGATTTTGTTAGCAAGAAAATATTACTACCAATTGGTCTTTGCCGGATCAGTTATCCAGAAAGACGCGCCTATGTTGACGGGTTAAGCAGACAGCAAATAGAGGGTTTACCCGATCATACAGAAGATGCGATCGTTAATAATGATTACGAAGAAAAGGTACGTAGTGTATTTCGTTCTCCAACCAGCGGTGTGACTTACAATCGCGATACATACAATTACCAAGAAGATCCAGATTTGTATGGGTTGAATGAGCAATCTCATCAAACTTTTAAACTATATGAAGAACGATTAATTGCCAGCAAACAACGCATCAAAACCGGAGAAGTAACGGTTGGGAAGCATATTGAAACAGAAACTGTACACGTTACAGTACCCGTTCAAAAAGAACGAGTTCTGATTGAGCGAGTTACGCCAACAGAAGCAGGAAAGGCTATAAATCCCAATGAACTTCAGTTTCAAGAAGGGGAAGTAGCACGCATAGAAGTGTACGAAGAAACCCCTGAGATACATAAAGAAGCATTTGTGCGTGAAGAAGTCCGGGTGAAGAAAGTAGTAGAACGGGACACTGTGGAAGCACAAGACACCATACGTCGAGAGGAATTAGATATTGATACTGCGGGGAATTTACATGTGCAAGAAAATGATATCGCCACACATGAAGCTCTTTAA
- a CDS encoding ion channel: MTFRLKRLSPKKRQRLISPIKIQVQNGKFEIIGMGAWHSYWRDPYHLLLTIPWTGFLLLICTFYITINALFALAYLIGGDCIANAQPGSFLDVFFFSVQTLASIGYGAMYPKTTYANIIVTIEAMIGLVGIAVMTGLAFARFSRPTARVLFSRVAVITAHNAMPTLMFRSANRRRNMILEAQMRVYLMRDEVTLEGQFMRRFHDLKLVRNQTPSFTLSWSVMHVIDEFSPLYGMTPESLTQTNTMLIVSLSGIDETVAQVVHARHSYGANDILWNNQFVDIFHHTPDGHRYIDYNRFHDVLPLE, encoded by the coding sequence ATGACATTTCGACTCAAGAGACTTTCACCCAAGAAACGACAGCGTTTGATCTCACCGATTAAGATTCAAGTTCAAAATGGAAAATTTGAGATTATAGGTATGGGTGCATGGCATTCCTACTGGCGCGATCCTTATCATCTGCTGCTAACGATTCCCTGGACTGGCTTTCTGCTGCTGATTTGTACTTTCTATATAACTATTAATGCTCTATTTGCCCTAGCTTACTTGATAGGAGGAGATTGTATTGCCAACGCCCAACCTGGCTCTTTTTTAGATGTCTTTTTCTTTAGCGTCCAAACGCTAGCATCTATCGGCTATGGGGCAATGTATCCGAAAACAACTTACGCCAACATTATTGTCACGATTGAAGCAATGATCGGTTTGGTGGGAATTGCTGTAATGACAGGACTAGCCTTTGCTCGATTCTCTCGACCTACAGCCCGTGTACTCTTTAGCCGTGTTGCTGTTATTACAGCTCATAATGCGATGCCAACTCTCATGTTTCGTAGTGCTAACCGGCGTCGCAATATGATTTTGGAGGCGCAGATGCGAGTCTACTTGATGCGCGACGAAGTAACCCTAGAAGGACAATTCATGCGTCGGTTCCACGATCTCAAACTGGTGAGGAACCAAACACCTAGCTTCACGTTAAGCTGGTCAGTGATGCATGTCATTGATGAGTTTAGTCCTTTATATGGAATGACACCAGAATCTTTAACCCAGACAAATACTATGCTGATTGTCTCTTTGAGTGGGATTGATGAAACGGTTGCCCAGGTTGTCCATGCCCGTCATAGCTATGGTGCGAATGACATTTTGTGGAACAATCAATTTGTCGATATCTTTCACCACACACCTGATGGACATCGCTACATTGATTACAACCGTTTCCACGATGTTTTACCTTTAGAGTGA
- a CDS encoding zinc-dependent metalloprotease, with protein MNRLTFYMILLHSLFLGIATASAKSPFLNNVDTGKHILGKDVVTVRSGEKFNSHLSTETSSTKISALSSNNINFPQKQRLPSNHVWVVNQNKHVQPQPFIWIVENLKQAGQQPFLQVAKPPEKPNTKPRNTKKPAAKDDLEPFNEVIKNTQKSGGLFTLYRNKEKNKIYLEIKPEQLNKNYLATATLESGIGERGIYSGMPLQDFLFYFQRVDDKLHFVIRNVNFRTREGDPQVRSLTRSFSDSVLYNISIKSIHPERKTLLIDLEDLLLTDLAGLSVGLGVPKTASQSYFGTAKAFPQNLEVESVLNYSNSVDPNNEIASFGSLADNRGFTLRVHYSFSQLPDRDYRPRLADDRIGYFITAYQDLSKDDDRGDSFVRYINRWHLEKQDPKAVISHPKKPIVFWIDNAVPLEYRDAMKEGVLMWNKAFLKAGFKDAIEVRQMPDDATWDPADIRYNTIRWINTVDGYFAMGPSRVNPLTGEILDADILVDASFIRALKGEYRKIVQPSQTENRTTLSALMQNRLLCTNGLDGKNNGVPQKMQGQEGLLNRLSKMAGEYDLCYGMEAANQFAFGSLAMSLLPDTIATPDKVKEYINQYLRLIIAHEVGHTLGLRHNFRGSTLLPPQEMNNTEVTKNKGLTTSVMDYIPPNIAPQGTKQGDYFPTMVGVYDEWAIKYGYTTIQTSTPLAEKPILEEIAAQSYKPELSYSTDEDVYDLDPTANAWDNSGNVLLYSQWQLNNSRVMWERLDKRFPMAGDSYSDVSERFSTVLGNYFQQIYFTTKYIGGQSFYRIHPSELPAEKVSGVPQRRLPFEPVAVEEQRQALETLQKYVFAEDALSFSPELLNKLAPSRWRHWGSSPQVGRLDFPIHDLVLLMQGSVLRDLLSGDRLSRLKDIELKTPEGKALTLPELFDTLQSGIWTEVIQPKGKPMKIASLRRGLQRQYLDILTDMVLRKENVPEDARTLAWYKLKQLNEKLKGVNSEDEYTKAHLLETRDRIEKVLNAPLQAN; from the coding sequence ATGAACAGATTAACTTTTTATATGATTTTGTTACATAGTTTATTTTTAGGGATAGCGACAGCTAGCGCGAAGTCACCGTTTCTTAACAATGTTGATACAGGCAAGCATATTCTTGGAAAAGATGTGGTTACAGTCAGAAGTGGAGAGAAATTCAATAGTCATTTATCGACAGAAACTTCTTCAACTAAAATCTCAGCCTTATCATCAAATAATATTAATTTTCCTCAGAAACAGAGGCTACCGTCAAATCACGTTTGGGTAGTTAATCAAAATAAACACGTACAGCCTCAACCGTTTATTTGGATAGTAGAAAATCTGAAACAAGCAGGTCAGCAACCATTTTTACAAGTTGCAAAACCCCCAGAAAAACCGAATACAAAGCCTAGAAATACCAAGAAACCAGCAGCAAAGGATGATTTAGAGCCATTTAACGAAGTAATTAAAAATACCCAAAAGTCAGGGGGATTGTTCACACTTTATCGGAATAAAGAAAAGAATAAGATTTATCTAGAAATTAAGCCAGAACAACTTAATAAAAATTACCTAGCTACGGCAACTCTGGAATCGGGTATTGGCGAACGGGGTATTTACAGTGGTATGCCTCTGCAAGATTTTTTATTTTATTTTCAACGGGTGGATGATAAATTACACTTTGTCATTCGCAATGTAAATTTTCGCACTCGTGAGGGAGATCCCCAGGTGCGATCGCTGACGCGATCGTTTAGCGACTCTGTTCTCTACAACATTTCCATTAAAAGCATTCATCCAGAACGCAAAACCCTTCTCATTGACTTAGAAGATTTGTTACTCACAGACTTAGCTGGATTATCTGTAGGTTTAGGAGTTCCAAAAACCGCAAGCCAGTCCTATTTTGGTACTGCTAAAGCCTTTCCCCAAAACTTAGAAGTTGAATCAGTTTTGAATTACTCTAATAGCGTTGACCCCAACAATGAAATTGCAAGCTTTGGGTCGCTAGCTGACAACCGTGGCTTTACCTTGCGCGTCCACTACAGTTTCTCCCAACTACCCGATCGAGATTATCGACCGCGCCTTGCTGACGATCGCATCGGCTATTTCATCACCGCCTATCAAGATTTATCCAAAGACGACGATCGCGGCGATTCTTTTGTCCGCTACATAAATCGCTGGCATTTAGAAAAACAAGACCCGAAAGCAGTCATTTCTCACCCCAAAAAACCGATTGTTTTCTGGATTGATAACGCTGTGCCCTTAGAGTACCGCGATGCCATGAAAGAAGGCGTTCTCATGTGGAACAAAGCCTTTCTCAAAGCCGGATTCAAGGATGCAATTGAAGTCCGCCAAATGCCAGATGATGCTACCTGGGACCCGGCAGATATTCGTTACAACACGATTCGCTGGATTAACACAGTCGATGGCTACTTTGCAATGGGGCCATCCCGCGTTAACCCATTGACAGGGGAAATTTTGGATGCAGACATTCTCGTAGATGCTAGCTTTATCCGGGCACTCAAGGGTGAATATCGCAAAATCGTCCAACCCAGCCAAACAGAAAATCGCACGACTTTATCAGCTTTGATGCAAAATCGTCTACTTTGCACTAATGGTTTAGATGGGAAAAACAATGGTGTCCCCCAGAAGATGCAAGGACAAGAGGGGTTGTTGAATCGTTTATCAAAAATGGCAGGCGAGTACGATTTATGCTACGGCATGGAAGCTGCTAACCAGTTTGCCTTTGGTTCGCTGGCAATGTCTCTGCTGCCTGATACTATAGCTACTCCAGACAAGGTAAAAGAATATATTAATCAGTATTTACGTTTAATCATCGCTCACGAAGTTGGACATACTCTTGGTTTACGTCATAACTTCCGTGGTAGTACACTGCTACCACCACAGGAGATGAATAATACAGAAGTTACCAAAAATAAAGGTCTGACAACTTCTGTCATGGATTATATTCCCCCAAATATCGCCCCTCAAGGTACAAAACAAGGAGATTATTTTCCTACGATGGTGGGGGTTTATGATGAATGGGCGATTAAGTATGGCTACACAACAATTCAGACATCAACTCCTTTAGCAGAAAAGCCAATTTTGGAGGAAATTGCTGCACAATCCTACAAGCCAGAATTGAGTTATTCCACAGATGAAGATGTATATGACCTCGACCCAACCGCTAATGCTTGGGATAATAGCGGTAATGTGCTGCTTTATTCTCAGTGGCAATTGAATAATTCGCGGGTGATGTGGGAACGTCTCGATAAGCGTTTCCCAATGGCTGGTGATAGTTACAGCGATGTGAGCGAACGTTTTAGTACAGTTTTGGGTAACTATTTCCAGCAAATATATTTCACCACAAAATACATCGGCGGACAATCTTTCTATCGCATTCACCCCAGCGAACTACCTGCCGAGAAAGTCTCTGGAGTTCCGCAACGCCGTTTACCATTTGAACCAGTTGCAGTTGAAGAACAACGCCAAGCTTTAGAAACGCTACAAAAATATGTATTTGCAGAAGATGCCCTCAGTTTTTCACCAGAATTACTGAATAAATTAGCACCTTCGCGTTGGCGACATTGGGGTAGTTCTCCACAAGTTGGTCGTTTGGATTTTCCCATTCATGACTTGGTGTTACTAATGCAGGGTTCTGTGTTGCGAGATTTACTCTCAGGCGATCGCCTCTCTCGTCTCAAGGATATTGAACTCAAAACTCCCGAAGGAAAAGCATTGACTCTACCAGAACTATTTGACACTTTACAATCAGGTATTTGGACGGAAGTTATCCAACCAAAAGGTAAACCAATGAAGATCGCTAGTTTGCGGCGAGGCTTGCAGCGTCAGTATTTAGACATTTTGACTGATATGGTATTGCGAAAAGAAAATGTTCCAGAAGATGCTCGCACTTTAGCTTGGTATAAACTCAAACAGCTTAATGAAAAACTTAAGGGAGTTAATTCTGAGGATGAATATACCAAAGCCCACTTATTAGAAACGCGCGATCGCATCGAGAAAGTTTTAAACGCCCCATTGCAAGCGAATTAA
- a CDS encoding DUF1995 family protein, translated as MSELPNTLEDAIAQSRTAVQAALADGCTRLQVEFLFPELKFMPVAEQFLPTFTDYDSRLKIFFADAGAAALARRDWADAPFQILDIGTGRAASLQTKIQPEDEIFLFIAPTSVEVPQLEKLCEVIGDRPLVLLNPRLEDSGTVGIGYTARKIRDRFISTIESAYYVRPIDDESALYRCYPGQWEVWLETNGEYQRIAELPTKPSGDDLDLIVLKGQPQTTTTDATPARKPNVFKSLQRFLKALSS; from the coding sequence ATGAGTGAACTTCCAAATACGCTTGAAGATGCGATCGCCCAATCTCGTACAGCCGTTCAAGCTGCCCTTGCAGATGGTTGTACTCGCTTACAAGTTGAGTTCCTGTTCCCAGAACTGAAGTTTATGCCTGTGGCGGAACAATTTCTACCGACTTTTACAGATTATGATTCCCGTTTGAAGATTTTCTTTGCTGACGCTGGCGCTGCGGCTCTAGCCCGGCGTGATTGGGCAGATGCACCATTTCAAATTTTGGATATTGGTACGGGTAGGGCTGCTTCCTTGCAGACAAAAATTCAGCCAGAGGATGAAATTTTCTTATTCATCGCCCCCACATCCGTAGAAGTGCCGCAGTTGGAAAAGCTGTGTGAAGTAATAGGCGATCGCCCTTTAGTTTTGTTAAATCCCCGTTTAGAAGATTCTGGAACCGTGGGCATTGGTTATACAGCCAGAAAAATCCGCGATCGCTTTATCAGTACCATTGAATCCGCCTATTACGTGCGCCCCATAGACGATGAAAGTGCCCTATATCGCTGCTACCCAGGACAGTGGGAAGTTTGGCTGGAAACCAACGGCGAATATCAAAGAATTGCCGAATTACCCACAAAACCATCTGGTGATGATTTGGATCTGATTGTTTTAAAAGGACAACCGCAAACAACAACAACTGACGCGACACCTGCGAGAAAGCCCAATGTGTTTAAGAGTTTGCAACGCTTCTTAAAAGCATTGAGTAGTTAG
- a CDS encoding alpha/beta hydrolase, with amino-acid sequence MKKFLRYLGLGLLSTFLTATPGLGAERISFYYPPFGEFSLSVDSLETFAKEGKIDQDLSFYASRATPEQLAQLRDLLQQRFNLTPTLVSQVTYSPIGEQLVQQLGKLLLTESRNNGFYAIRASLILSAADQKEGLTVVNLLRKFPSDTIRVNFTEGLRIVDDLSQLIKRKDEVFASLQKEAIAQAATSNIDFSQKPDLRSPGQFTWQKKSLELNDISRSRRLPVDIYLPSAGSQNTGELFSPPFPLIVISHGLASDRSTFVYLAEHLASYGFAVAVLEHPGSNAERFQQYFAGLAGPPDAAEFINRPLDIKYLLNELQRLDKSDPSLQGKFNFQQVGAIGQSFGGYTVLTLAGANINFEQLRQDCNPDNSSFNLSLFLQCQANELPPKNYELKDDRIKAIIAINPIDSSVLGQGGISQIKTPVMLVTGSQDVFAPPVFEQIRPFTWLSNSNKYLALIENATHFSVIAEPTPENDVLPVPPALLGPDRAAVYSYLNALSVAFLETHLLNRPEYRSYLQPSYATFISKEPLNLSILQSLSVAQFNQVWSGSTPQSSKPSNPQPTSTPR; translated from the coding sequence ATGAAAAAATTTTTGAGATATCTGGGTTTAGGTTTGCTATCTACGTTCTTGACCGCTACTCCTGGATTGGGGGCTGAACGCATTAGCTTTTATTATCCTCCCTTCGGCGAATTTTCCTTATCGGTAGATTCGCTGGAAACCTTTGCTAAAGAGGGCAAAATCGATCAAGATTTGTCATTTTATGCTAGCCGTGCGACTCCTGAACAACTCGCTCAACTGCGGGATCTACTCCAGCAGCGCTTTAATCTTACTCCTACACTAGTATCTCAAGTTACCTACTCACCAATAGGCGAGCAGTTGGTGCAACAACTGGGAAAATTACTCCTCACTGAGTCTCGAAATAATGGCTTCTATGCCATACGTGCCTCTTTAATTTTGTCTGCTGCCGATCAAAAAGAGGGGTTAACGGTTGTGAATTTACTGCGGAAATTTCCTAGCGATACTATACGGGTGAATTTCACAGAGGGGTTGAGGATAGTCGATGACTTGTCGCAATTGATTAAAAGAAAGGATGAAGTTTTTGCTTCTCTGCAAAAAGAAGCGATCGCTCAAGCAGCCACTTCCAATATTGATTTCTCCCAAAAACCAGATTTGCGATCGCCAGGACAATTCACTTGGCAGAAAAAAAGCCTGGAGTTAAATGACATTTCTCGCTCGCGCCGTCTACCTGTGGATATCTATCTCCCTTCAGCAGGTTCACAAAACACTGGAGAATTATTCTCGCCTCCCTTTCCCCTGATTGTAATTTCTCACGGACTGGCCTCAGATCGCTCTACCTTTGTCTACCTGGCTGAACATCTAGCATCATACGGTTTTGCTGTTGCTGTACTAGAACACCCTGGTAGTAATGCCGAACGTTTTCAACAATATTTTGCGGGTTTGGCAGGGCCGCCAGATGCAGCAGAATTTATCAACCGACCTTTGGATATCAAATATCTACTCAATGAACTCCAGCGTCTAGATAAATCCGATCCCAGCCTCCAGGGAAAATTCAATTTTCAGCAAGTTGGGGCGATCGGTCAATCCTTTGGTGGTTATACTGTTTTGACTTTAGCAGGAGCCAATATTAACTTTGAGCAATTGCGCCAAGATTGTAATCCCGATAATTCATCCTTTAATTTGTCGCTGTTTTTGCAGTGTCAAGCAAACGAGTTACCTCCAAAGAATTACGAACTCAAAGACGATCGCATCAAAGCCATCATTGCGATTAATCCCATTGACAGCTCAGTTTTGGGTCAGGGGGGAATCAGTCAAATTAAAACTCCCGTCATGTTGGTAACAGGTAGTCAAGATGTTTTTGCACCACCTGTATTTGAGCAAATTCGCCCCTTTACCTGGCTTTCTAACTCTAATAAGTACTTGGCTTTGATCGAAAATGCTACCCACTTTTCAGTGATCGCCGAACCTACTCCTGAAAATGATGTCTTACCTGTGCCACCCGCCTTGCTGGGTCCCGATCGTGCTGCTGTTTATTCCTATCTCAACGCCCTGAGCGTCGCTTTTTTAGAAACCCATCTCCTCAACCGTCCTGAATATCGTTCCTATTTGCAGCCTTCCTACGCCACATTTATCAGCAAAGAGCCGCTTAATCTCAGTATTTTACAGTCGTTGTCGGTAGCTCAGTTCAATCAAGTTTGGAGTGGATCAACTCCCCAGTCAAGCAAACCATCAAATCCTCAACCTACTTCTACACCCCGTTAG
- a CDS encoding DUF2382 domain-containing protein — MVLYKLEDFEPSYQESFDGHDIKGLGVYTQGTDEKVGTVSDVLVDEEGHFRYLVVDLGFWIFGKKVLLPLGRARIDYNVDRVYTIGLTREQAEDLPEFDERQTLDYDYEERVRGVYRQPTDYNNLPVEAATPLEPLAGLDPLGAPVASLGTTPTYARDSYTYDNEPALYGLNEQDHQTLRLYEERLIASKRRQKTGEVTIGKHVETDTARIAVPVERERVVIERVTPADAGTAVSGREADFREGEVARIEIHEETPEIRKEAFLREEVRVRKVVDQDTVETQETVRREELDVNSGNLPIEER; from the coding sequence ATGGTTCTTTACAAATTAGAAGATTTTGAGCCTAGCTATCAAGAGAGTTTTGATGGTCATGACATTAAAGGGTTGGGTGTCTATACACAGGGAACTGATGAAAAAGTTGGTACTGTTAGCGATGTTTTAGTTGATGAAGAAGGTCATTTTCGCTATCTAGTTGTTGACTTAGGCTTCTGGATTTTTGGTAAAAAAGTATTACTACCACTTGGCCGCGCCCGTATCGACTATAACGTCGATCGCGTTTACACAATTGGTTTGACTAGAGAGCAAGCTGAAGATTTGCCTGAGTTCGATGAACGCCAAACCCTTGATTACGATTATGAAGAACGGGTGCGTGGGGTATATCGCCAACCCACAGACTACAACAACCTTCCTGTAGAAGCTGCAACACCATTAGAACCTTTAGCAGGATTAGATCCTTTAGGAGCGCCTGTAGCATCATTAGGGACAACTCCTACTTACGCCCGTGATAGCTACACTTACGATAATGAGCCTGCTTTATACGGGTTAAATGAACAAGATCATCAAACCCTGAGATTGTATGAAGAACGGCTGATTGCCAGCAAACGACGCCAAAAAACTGGAGAAGTAACGATTGGCAAGCATGTTGAAACTGATACCGCACGGATTGCAGTACCAGTAGAAAGAGAACGAGTTGTGATTGAACGTGTAACTCCAGCAGATGCCGGTACGGCTGTTTCTGGGCGCGAAGCAGACTTCCGTGAAGGCGAAGTTGCTCGCATAGAAATCCACGAAGAAACTCCTGAAATTCGCAAAGAAGCATTTTTGCGTGAAGAAGTCAGAGTTAGAAAAGTGGTCGATCAAGACACAGTTGAAACTCAAGAAACCGTGCGTCGTGAAGAGTTAGATGTGAATTCTGGTAATCTTCCCATTGAAGAACGCTAA
- a CDS encoding DUF2382 domain-containing protein — MAKNTLQAKGNSRAISSLADLRKKVNNFAVFDKQGQLVGVVHDLIVDGNRRLNLVISNQANQQTAEYNQQLPNQHPSLFQLQSQXNKKIDKPTQSVFIDLNKSEIEYMPEYLESETPGDFNSTEQLAKNQITNSPVEPLNNLEQVPEEQIIRLLEERLFVESSKRKVGEVIVRKVIETRMVQVPVRREKLIVEQISPEHKQLAEIDLGQGEISGLDLTEVEKLEATHNNGLTVSGEFSSPKIANLLLNAIALERNHGCKQVRVTIAVEDELHQKKYQEWFDRCSKGQSLKP, encoded by the coding sequence ATGGCAAAAAACACTTTACAGGCAAAGGGTAATTCTCGCGCTATCTCCTCACTGGCAGATTTAAGAAAGAAGGTGAACAATTTTGCTGTGTTTGATAAGCAAGGTCAGCTAGTAGGAGTAGTTCATGATTTAATTGTGGATGGTAATCGTCGGCTAAACCTCGTTATCTCTAACCAGGCTAATCAACAAACTGCTGAATATAACCAGCAGTTACCTAATCAACATCCTTCTTTATTTCAGTTGCAGAGCCAGAGNAATAAAAAAATAGACAAGCCGACTCAATCTGTTTTCATAGACTTAAACAAATCAGAAATTGAATATATGCCTGAATATTTAGAATCAGAAACACCAGGCGATTTTAACTCAACTGAGCAACTAGCTAAAAATCAAATTACAAATAGCCCAGTTGAGCCATTAAATAATTTAGAACAGGTTCCTGAAGAACAGATTATTCGTCTACTAGAAGAACGACTATTTGTTGAAAGCAGTAAGCGTAAAGTTGGTGAGGTAATTGTTCGCAAAGTAATTGAAACCCGGATGGTACAAGTTCCTGTCCGACGCGAAAAGCTGATTGTGGAACAAATTAGCCCAGAACACAAACAACTCGCAGAAATTGATTTAGGACAAGGAGAAATTTCTGGGCTTGATTTGACCGAAGTCGAAAAACTTGAAGCTACTCATAACAACGGTTTGACGGTAAGCGGTGAATTTAGCTCGCCTAAAATTGCTAATTTATTATTGAATGCGATCGCACTAGAGCGAAATCACGGCTGTAAGCAGGTGCGTGTTACCATTGCAGTTGAAGACGAGTTGCACCAGAAAAAATACCAGGAGTGGTTTGACCGCTGTTCCAAAGGTCAATCACTAAAACCATAA